One Babesia bovis T2Bo chromosome 4 map unlocalized Chr4_1, whole genome shotgun sequence genomic window carries:
- a CDS encoding putative integral membrane protein produces MTQYGQVCIRSAVCLYHFILLRNGLNIGKILNILINFLPIISLVRASNFGSFTYYGMKDEIPLGYIQDYFLKDVVDDISSHEGISASVIDIAEYNRLARVRGFKNIDSDYDVAYLLYTHRGIHKSLIYNKKRHIARWATVKSVVDQILEQRELGIDTREDGTEDAIASIKYDYQCIPLHDLTTNAYDEIQKLELYMDFRKGSPRKTEQYDVMSLANSTADFAILGYEAQNSGGTHKTVLVHRSRGCWVQITTLVTVKIRTIRNLPTFYTISKDMQPFKSCYDALGAKVANIGFYHQDWRDVCVDPEILDTQVRLTFEDYMWEFYNMWIPDLHPYQQSALILLSGALRSALYSEHSEEQLIAINNKSMEPFTSDPLIGPYLLLVKRMFAPTTFSNKFTESALNNLQVSRGDYILGIWLAYVSAVKLLIHELANVNLEDYVQSVSSGSMITRGQRKVIIGLVIITAFMCSWAIGMIIVRCSRRHNVFFSQRQQNILFYTMSSTAYEETDSGSNNAEVSFDSTETDVESQRNVKPV; encoded by the exons ATGACACAATACGGCCAGGTTTGTATTCGGTCTGCCGTTTGCCTATACCACTTTATACTGCTTCGAAATGGGCTTAATATAGGTAaaatattgaatatattgatCAATTTCCTACCAATAATATCACTAGTAAGAGCATCTAATTTTGGTAGTTTCACGTACTATGGCATGAAGGATGAAATACCTTTAGG GTACATCCAGGACTACTTTTTGAAAGATGTAGTCGACGATATATCATCACACGAAGGTATATCTGCATCGGTAATTGAT ATCGCCGAATACAACCGTCTTGCCCGAGTTCGAGGTTTTAAAAATATCGACAGTGATTACGATGTAGCATATTTGTTATACACGCATAGGGGGATTCATAAATCacttatatataataaaaaaAGACATATAGCGCGTTGGGCTACTGTCAAAAGTGTTGTGGATCAGATTCTTGAACAAAGAGAATTGGGGATCGATACCCGGGAAGATGGTACGGAAGATGCAATCGCGTCTATTAAATATGATTATCAATGCATTCCTCTACATGATTTGACCACTAATGCCTATGATGAAATCCAGAAACTCGAATTATATATGGATTTTCGAAAAGGGTCACCAAGAAAAACAGAACAATATGACGTCATGTCGTTAGCCAATTCAACTGCGGACTTTGCCATATTGGGATATGAAGCACAAAATTCTGGAGGAACGCACAAAACTGTTTTGGTCCACCGAAGTCGTGGTTGCTGGGTGCAGATTACCACACTAGTCACAGTTAAAATTCGTACTATACGCAACCTCCCTACTTTTTACACTATATCTAAAGATATGCAGCCATTTAAAAGCTGTTATGATGCCCTTGGCGCAAAAGTAGCTAACATAGGGTTTTATCATCAAGATTGGCGTGACGTTTGCGTGGACCCAGAAATATTAGATACGCAAGTTCGATTAACTTTCGAAGACTATATGTGGGAATTCTATAATATGTGGATACCAGACTTACATCCTTATCAACAATCTGCATTGATTCTGTTATCAGGAGCCCTAAGGAGTGCCCTATACTCTGAACATTCGGAGGAGCAGTTGATAGCTATAAATAATAAAAGCATGGAACCGTTTACTTCAGATCCATTAATAGGTCCATACCTGTTGTTGGTGAAACGTATGTTTGCTCCAACAACTTTCTCCAACAAGTTTACGGAATCAGCACTAAACAATCTACAAGTCAGTCGTGGAGATTACATTCTTGGCATATGGCTGGCGTATGTTTCTGCGGTTAAGCTACTCATTCACGAATTGGCAAACGTCAACCTTGAGGACTATGTACAATCAGTATCATCGGGATCCATGATAACACGTGGTCAAAGAAAAGTCATTATAGGTCTGGTAATAATTACCGCATTTATGTGTTCGTGGGCAATAGGTATGATTATTGTCCGTTGTAGCCGACGTCACAACGTTTTCTTTTCTCAGAGACAACAAAACATACTATTTTATACTATGTCATCTACCGCTTACGAAGAAACAGATAGTGGTTCCAACAACGCTGAAGTATCATTCGATTCAACGGAAACTGACGTTGAATCTCAAAGAAATGTAAAACCTGTATGA
- a CDS encoding WD40 repeat myosin-like family protein — MAELLSSVAVGTHLFVRSDTAVWQEAVVDHIEDGKVFVRLSEAAGSSIIEIKPGEKYYPHTDDRFNSPSGYPDDLCNLTYLHEASVLHALDCRFAVDEIYTFTGKILIAVNPFKLINGLYDDSTIVRYLERQDDDAPHVFGVARDAYEKMTKNDQSQTILISGESGAGKTESTKFAMKYLAIAGAESMDKKSPAEVKVLESNPLLESFGNASTVRNMNSSRFGKFIELQYRKESPVKSRLVGARIETYLLEKVRICQQQPGERNYHIFHQISAAANRNEKFVFQQTGFGEDQTPWDFDLTNFRGSFRIIPADSERDFDLPNLNETLIALRTVGFTYEQVSVVFDIVATVLHLSNIEFTEKKGSEGAAISNMEAGHCQTVTTLLDVDSVSLMNALMTRTIKTANEMYTKPLRVEEACDVRDAIAKNIYSMLFDHIVERINESIGYVPDATLTTGILDIFGFECFQHNSFEQLCINFTNETLQNFFNNFVFRCEEELYSAEGITWNALDFPDNSDCVEMFKCRPNGLFVMIDEECNLPGGRDQSLCNKIVQRHSNNPRFAKVKLDQSSFVVNHFAGAVQYKIDGFMEKNKDQLSNDAVSFILSTKISEMREIFQSYIEKKRVTGGRAGTMAKQKTICTQFSGQLDSLMAKIGATNPHFIRCIKPSPECRPNHFDRPTVDSQLRCSGMLQVVQVSRAGYPVRFPHAELFHSFRYLLELSEVKAAEAIEDKQKQGKFVLDILVRRHMTEHPPSDCDLAIGKTLIFMKNSPYEQVCLAMQTLRNSSATIIQARVRCNIQRRKYLETMWRIRTFQIWIKYKVKKLQRQRAIRLQAIILIQSAYRMYLKRKLMHELRDTVVRLQANWRRLNAKIYAEERRIHSMATKIQNAWRGYRCRTYYLELRKATIKAQLRWRSILARRTLRSLRMEAKDLGNVIKRAQGLEEDLKKEKALRADAEARVLQLNAKLSSLEKSNEDLRAQIEALTKERDTMAERVHEAEAATQKAQTDLRMIKEFVSKEARTGGDANRLNSLIGDSSGPEISRAASMAHRQQSSISQGAHETQPTAADRRVDIILCGPPSCGKTRLLEMALIKNGDDKNLAILRNTDSARMERRKLSPLTFQFRVGYDRMVSVAEIPGSYFDSEEARSMFRKAHLIAICYDPGTQHTFDDARVIANLLKQLVNSRNTSICMLQNDYIALENARPVVCDVNEAQRFAVDNDLLFLRVSDFVTFVEQISPYVENKKCQRLNSSSVDSASAASSSRRGALTLFYERFRNFWAGVNYSGFQNKLLVPTLVAPEGSKLPPLSLKRVAQISNYTYATTCVAFRPEQPDDEFVLLAVGRRDGSINLYHLFRTDTEMRALNSPDFDETAPQPLDDKVTIVESFALSLHTKAVTSMSFSKVDVNELVTASVDCTIRAWNVMTGQLIKVFNDSFPGLAVLFHPVDPMLFISCNSNPTIRIIHYQKGSVLQKIRTKSELRCLVFDDTRLNCIAGNEKGTICIYESQENLHLKLSTTKQISRGPVTCVNFVPSTSPESPPMIIANVCSGNISILNCIYDGESGKISELTYRYTVTNAHVALPLRSCYSRFGGGWCISGSEDRNLLIFSLQEENMPYSISFHQGPVVAVAVNSLDTVLVTSDSKGSVALWRRVIVSAKR, encoded by the exons ATGGCGGAGCTTTTGTCATCCGTTGCCGTAGGCACTCACCTCTTTGTTCGGTCTGACACGGCG GTATGGCAGGAAGCTGTAGTTGACCATATAGAGGATGGAAAAGTCTTTGTACGTCTCAGTGAAGCTGCTGGGAGTTCGATAATCGAAATTAAGCCAGGAGAGAAGTACTACCCACACACAGATG ACAGGTTCAACTCTCCAAGCGGATATCCTGATGATTTATGTAACTTAACTTATCTTCATGAAGCATCGGTACTTCATGCTTTGGACTGCCGCTTTGCTGTTGATGAGATTTACACGTTTACTGGCAAAATATTGATCGCGGTTAATCCTTTTAAACTGATCAATGGCCTGTATGACGACTCCACTATTGTGCGTTATCTCGAAAGACAAGATGATGACGCACCTCACGTCTTTGGCGTGGCTCGTGATGCCTACGAGAAGATGACTAAGAATGACCAATCCCAAACAATATTGATCAGTGGTGAATCTGGCGCTGGTAAGACTGAGTCTACTAAGTTTGCCATGAAGTATCTTGCCATTGCTGGCGCTGAGAGTATGGATAAAAAATCGCCTGCCGAAGTTAAAGTTCTTGAATCCAACCCACTATTGGAATCCTTCGGTAATGCCTCTACAGTGCGTAACATGAACAGTTCTCGTTTTGGAAAGTTCATTGAATTGCAATACCGCAAGGAAAGTCCCGTAAAATCGCGTTTGGTGGGTGCTCGTATAGAGACCTACCTCTTGGAAAAGGTTCGTATTTGTCAGCAACAGCCGGGCGAGCGCAATTATCACATTTTCCACCAGATTTCTGCTGCTGCGAATCGGAATGAGAAATTTGTATTTCAGCAGACTGGCTTCGGTGAGGACCAAACTCCTTGGGATTTTGATTTGACTAATTTCCGTGGTTCTTTCCGTATCATTCCTGCGGATTCAGAACGTGACTTTGATTTGCCAAATTTGAATGAAACTTTAATTGCTCTCCGCACAGTGGGTTTTACCTATGAACAGGTATCTGTGGTTTTTGACATTGTGGCAACTGTACTCCACTTAAGCAATATTGAGTTTACTGAGAAGAAGGGCAGTGAAGGTGCTGCCATCAGCAACATGGAAGCTGGTCATTGCCAGACGGTCACTACGTTGCTTGACGTTGACAGCGTTTCGTTAATGAATGCCCTTATGACTCGTACTATTAAGACTGCTAATGAAATGTACACAAAGCCGCTTCGTGTTGAGGAGGCTTGTGACGTCCGTGATGCTATTGCAAagaacatatatagcatgTTATTCGATCACATTGTCGAGCGTATCAATGAGTCAATTGGTTACGTTCCAGATGCCACTTTAACCACTGGTATATTGGATATTTTTGGTTTCGAGTGTTTCCAACACAATTCATTTGAGCAGCTGTGTATTAACTTCACCAATGAAACGCTACAGAACTTTTTCAACAACTTTGTGTTCCGTTGTGAGGAGGAGCTTTACTCTGCTGAAGGCATTACGTGGAATGCACTCGACTTTCCTGACAACTCCGATTGTGTCGAGATGTTCAAGTGTCGTCCCAATGGTTTGTTTGTAATGATCGACGAGGAGTGCAATTTACCTGGAGGCCGTGACCAATCGCTGTGTAACAAGATAGTTCAACGTCATTCTAATAATCCACgttttgccaaagttaaACTTGATCAGAGCAGTTTTGTGGTTAATCACTTTGCTGGTGCAGTTCAGTATAAGATTGACGGTTTTATGGAGAAGAACAAGGACCAGTTGTCCAACGATGCCGtttcatttattttatcCACTAAAATATCTGAAATGAGGGAGATATTCCAGTCTTACATTGAGAAAAAGAGGGTTACAGGTGGCCGTGCTGGTACTATGGCTAAACAAAAGACTATTTGCACTCAATTCAGTGGCCAGCTTGATTCTCTTATGGCTAAGATTGGTGCTACAAACCCACATTTCATTCGTTGCATCAAACCTAGTCCGGAATGTCGTCCCAATCACTTTGATCGACCCACGGTTGACTCTCAGTTGCGTTGCAGTGGTATGCTTCAGGTTGTGCAGGTGTCTCGTGCTGGTTACCCAGTTCGTTTCCCTCATGCTGAACTATTCCACAGCTTCCGTTACTTGTTGGAACTATCTGAAGTTAAGGCTGCTGAGGCCATAGAAGACAAACAGAAGCAGGGGAAATTTGTTTTGGATATTTTGGTACGTCGTCATATGACTGAACACCCTCCATCCGATTGTGATTTGGCTATTGGAAAGACTCTTATATTCATGAAGAATTCACCTTATGAGCAAGTATGTCTGGCGATGCAAACTTTGCGCAATTCAAGTGCTACTATTATTCAGGCTCGTGTTCGTTGCAACATTCAGCGTAGGAAATACCTTGAAACCATGTGGCGCATTCGCACGTTCCAAATATGGATTAAATACAAGGTCAAGAAGCTGCAACGTCAGCGTGCAATTCGACTGCAGGCTATTATACTCATACAAAGTGCTTACCGCATGTATTTGAAACGCAAACTTATGCACGAGCTTCGTGATACTGTTGTTCGCTTACAAGCCAACTGGCGTAGGCTCAACGCTAAGATTTACGCAGAGGAGCGTCGTATTCATTCTATGGCGACAAAGATTCAAAATGCTTGGAGGGGTTATAGATGTCGCACATACTATTTGGAATTACGCAAAGCCACTATTAAAGCACAATTGCGTTGGCGATCAATATTAGCTAGGCGCACTTTGCGTTCTCTACGTATGGAGGCTAAGGACTTGGGTAACGTGATTAAGCGTGCTCAGGGTCTTGAGGAAGACCTGAAGAAAGAGAAGGCTCTACGTGCTGATGCTGAGGCTAGGGTGTTACAGCTTAACGCGAAGCTCTCTAGTCTTGAGAAATCCAATGAAGATTTGCGCGCACAGATTGAGGCCCTCACCAAAGAGCGTGATACTATGGCTGAGCGTGTACACGAAGCGGAAGCCGCCACTCAAAAGGCACAAACTGATCTACGTATGATTAAAGAATTCGTTAGCAAGGAGGCTCGTACTGGCGGCGATGCCAATAGGCTCAATTCGTTAATCGGGGATAGTTCAGGCCCTGAGATATCACGTGCTGCATCAATGGCCCATCGTCAACAATCATCCATTTCACAGGGTGCTCATGAAACCCAGCCGACTGCAGCGGATCGTCGTGTTGATATCATATTATGTGGTCCTCCTAGTTGCGGTAAAACTCGACTATTGGAGATGGCGCTTATTAAAAATGGTGATGACAAAAACCTGGCCATTTTGCGCAACACGGACTCTGCGCGTATGGAACGTCGTAAGTTGAGTCCTTTGACATTCCAATTCCGTGTTGGCTATGATCGTATGGTATCAGTTGCTGAGATCCCTGGATCTTACTTTGATTCTGAGGAGGCCAGGTCTATGTTCCGTAAGGCTCACTTGATTGCAATTTGTTATGATCCCGGTACGCAGCACACTTTTGATGATGCTCGTGTTATTGCTAACTTGCTCAAGCAGTTGGTTAACTCTAGGAACACCAGCATTTGTATGCTGCAGAATGATTATATAGCTTTGGAAAACGCCCGCCCCGTTGTCTGTGATGTTAATGAGGCTCAGCGTTTTGCTGTAGACAACGATTTGTTATTTTTGCGGGTTTCTGACTTTGTAACTTTCGTTGAGCAAATAAGTCCTTACGTGGAGAACAAGAAATGCCAACGTTTGAACAGTTCTAGTGTTGACAGTGCTAGTGCCGCTAGCAGTTCCAGGCGTGGCGCTTTGACTCTATTTTACGAGCGTTTCCGTAACTTCTGGGCCGGGGTTAATTACTCTGGATTCCAAAACAAGCTCCTTGTTCCTACTCTTGTGGCACCCGAGGGTTCTAAGTTACCTCCATTGTCTTTGAAGCGTGTTGCTCAGATTTCGAACTACACTTATGCAACCACTTGTGTTGCATTCCGTCCTGAGCAACCTGATGACGAATTTGTTTTGCTTGCTGTGGGTCGTCGCGATGGTTCGATTAATCTATACCACTTGTTCCGTACTGACACTGAGATGCGTGCATTGAATTCACCTGATTTTGACGAAACTGCTCCTCAGCCACTGGATGACAAGGTTACTATTGTTGAGTCGTTCGCCTTGTCTTTGCATACGAAAGCTGTTACTTCTATGAGTTTTTCTAAGGTTGACGTAAACGAGTTGGTTACTGCTTCTGTTGACTGCACGATTCGCGCTTGGAATGTAATGACTGGCCAGTTGATAAAGGTGTTTAATGATTCATTCCCTGGTTTGGCTGTATTGTTTCACCCAGTGGATCCTATGCTGTTCATCAGTTGCAATTCCAATCCCACGATTAGGATCATCCACTACCAGAAGGGCTCGGTACTGCAAAAGATTCGCACAAAGAGTGAGTTACGCTGCCTTGTCTTTGACGACACGCGGCTTAACTGTATCGCTGGTAACGAAAAGGGTACCATTTGCATTTACGAATCGCAGGAAAACTTACATTTGAAGCTTTCAACTACTAAGCAGATATCTCGTGGTCCAGTTACTTGTGTCAATTTCGTTCCTTCTACATCACCTGAATCGCCACCAATGATCATCGCAAATGTTTGCTCTGGCAACATTTCCATTTTGAATTGCATTTATGACGGTGAAAGTGGGAAGATATCTGAACTCACATATCGCTACACAGTGACGAATGCTCATGTCGCCTTACCTCTTCGTTCGTGTTATTCTAGATTTGGCGGTGGTTGGTGCATCTCTGGTTCTGAAGACCGCAATTTGTTGATATTCTCTTTACAAGAGGAGAACATGCCATATTCGATATCTTTCCATCAGGGTCCTGTGGTTGCCGTTGCGGTGAATTCACTTGACACCGTTTTGGTAACTTCAGACTCCAAGGGTTCGGTTGCTTTATGGCGTCGTGTCATAGTGTCGGCAAAGCGGTGA
- a CDS encoding Histone-binding protein RBBP4/subunit C of CAF1 complex family protein produces the protein MESVILRGNALCKIKRRFPAPPLPTIQPSTPIINDNPRLDENAFDSGREQEDEYDNYYVWRRNAPFLYDTVLVHRLDWPSLVVDFVSDTCYKSRNGATAHKVLLGTHTSGNDVEYAIVAEMKLPVTSIRENLSSCENFTKFFSYHKTHKIALMGHPLPSLDIKAKLVHPGEVNRISHCPGRQFTFATHTTFGDLLVYDYSRHPSTPRSATKAAPQLVLTGGHSADGFGISWMSDMKLVSVATDGSVCTWDINASSMNIEDTGRYLENTKCVKPLTKFNLKDTPFNDVQVVPTKRDLFMTVADDYIARLYDSRQDNSGGTPQMQLKSESEVNCLSFNQFKDDVVATGEADGTVCIWDMRYPNEPMLLLDHHKEAVNQVEFCPASAGLLASASQDNKVCIWELSAEERLRFVHAGHRAAVSDLSWLKAASMKNGFTLATTGADNEFHCFVPNFTEL, from the coding sequence ATGGAGTCGGTAATTTTACGTGGTAACGCCCTGTGCAAGATTAAGCGCAGATTCCCAGCGCCACCATTACCTACTATTCAGCCATCTACACCGATAATAAATGATAATCCACGACTGGATGAAAACGCTTTTGATTCCGGAAGGGAGCAAGAAGATGAATATGATAACTACTATGTCTGGCGTAGGAACGCACCGTTTTTATACGACACTGTATTGGTGCATAGATTAGATTGGCCGTCTCTGGTGGTAGATTTTGTTTCGGATACGTGCTATAAAAGCCGAAATGGAGCAACAGCACACAAGGTATTGCTGGGAACTCACACTTCAGGTAATGATGTCGAGTATGCCATTGTGGCAGAGATGAAATTGCCTGTTACCTCTATACGAGAAAACTTGTCTTCATGTGAAAATTTTACTAAATTTTTCAGTTATCACAAAACCCACAAGATAGCTTTGATGGGCCATCCACTACCCAGTTTGGATATCAAGGCCAAATTAGTCCATCCCGGAGAAGTAAATCGAATATCACATTGCCCAGGGCGGCAATTTACATTTGCTACGCACACGACATTCGGTGATTTGTTAGTATATGACTACTCAAGGCACCCGTCCACTCCAAGAAGTGCCACTAAGGCAGCTCCGCAACTGGTCCTTACGGGAGGCCATAGTGCCGATGGATTCGGTATTAGCTGGATGAGTGATATGAAACTAGTATCAGTCGCTACAGATGGTTCTGTCTGCACCTGGGATATAAACGCGTCATCCATGAACATCGAAGATACAGGCCGTTATTTGGAAAATACCAAATGTGTTAAACCTCTCACCAAATTTAATCTCAAAGACACACCGTTCAACGATGTGCAGGTAGTACCAACCAAAAGAGATTTGTTTATGACAGTGGCGGATGATTATATCGCTAGATTGTACGACTCCCGTCAGGACAATAGCGGAGGCACTCCACAAATGCAATTAAAAAGCGAAAGCGAAGTCAATTGTTTAAGCTTCAACCAATTTAAAGATGACGTTGTAGCTACTGGTGAAGCAGATGGGACAGTATGTATATGGGATATGCGCTATCCTAATGAACCCATGCTGTTGCTTGATCACCATAAAGAAGCAGTAAACCAGGTCGAATTTTGCCCGGCATCGGCTGGTTTACTAGCTTCAGCATCGCAGGATAACaaggtatgtatatggGAACTGTCCGCAGAAGAACGTCTGCGGTTTGTTCATGCTGGTCACCGAGCAGCTGTGTCTGATCTGTCGTGGTTAAAGGCTGCGTCCATGAAAAATGGCTTCACGCTGGCCACCACCGGGGCAGATAATGAATTCCATTGTTTTGTTCCTAACTTTACAGAATTGTGA
- a CDS encoding Phosphatidylinositol-specific phospholipase C X domain family protein — protein MSTGLDFNWMRQLTAGNKDAVPSISSSLYNDISHIPIVEAIECVLSGGVLKKWRRGQPITPKQNPHEGNSKTKDASNAKEYVMTFSGRPHERYFWVSYICGTYFLRWQSRRKRSNETAFALCQLNSIRRGDEVDSFDNKTKNDATEKVEFILSGNVSLRLAAANKRAALMWISGIYHIAIHASNVYAKAWITNSSKIASLFASGEPGGIPDFKSKTISQELEKDDNSLQNLIDSAKQMSVDDKEWPESVDDLVYLLQDLKLIRRTDVIEPIVTAVKELLATRESWIHKLIKRLKDVQCKNVENLVRFAADCACHLKALDVPCEVSRKKIWLFDDYLNVDEAIRLLYNVVKHYSITVDLRHSNEDDPPSTTERNIIKSGKTNKSLDNDVDGADEKGAQKLDANSSSKKNENNTYEELNQSQDLDPLESIPNDQYQKFLENVQRADKFESAEQLIELLTRCTDLPLTVQKPNKQKLGSGLCVRRVNKSRIPIRAFTIMGFHWSLAQKFNAATIPQDAEEILNLLKYPLNSFWIASSHNTYLTGNQVGGAAAAGALADALLRGCRCIELDCQDGPNGEPVLCHSWKNCQLTGSITLSEALIACKETAFKFSKLPVILSMQMHCTDECKMKTAETCRKILGDALYIPDPANPADFVASIPLGSLLSKFIIKGKMRTEGTAKNVAAEKKWLSVVALHGYRLTNMTAEDIGRVKRNNVYSLNESKFAKVAAHQAFLRRLTDISMIRIYPSGTRVASTNFCPLNAWASGIQCVALNYQSCDRSMLINYGKFNQSFGYVLKPPELRPITFSNEECLDYFCRGKIKLKVHVLSASQLPPPNEGLEQTSFANALDNVLYSIQEGGTELDVNKVATQLGKPPAISKPDPSDRDELQEAIERGLKVDKNDAVGSLIKVYEKSSNIVNAKVDNCCPFVEIVLVGKGERILKTEIVNFNGFNPVWADTTPPFEFIVKEPNLAVLLLAVKHHDNVGVQIIGQTALPVNRIRPGIRWAQLLDQRLMEIECCGLLLHIDITYVD, from the coding sequence ATGTCTACAGGTCTTGATTTTAACTGGATGAGACAGCTAACGGCAGGGAACAAAGATGCCGTGCCGAGCATTAGCTCATCTCTTTATAATGATATCTCACACATTCCTATCGTAGAAGCCATAGAATGTGTGCTCTCAGGAGGCGTTTTGAAGAAATGGAGACGAGGTCAGCCAATAACACCAAAACAAAACCCTCATGAGGGAAATTCAAAGACAAAGGATGCTTCAAACGCTAAAGAATATGTTATGACGTTTTCTGGCCGACCTCATGAACGTTACTTTTGGGTGTCTTATATATGCGGAACCTACTTTCTAAGATGGCAATCACGTCGTAAGCGCTCAAATGAAACGGCTTTCGCATTATGCCAATTAAATAGCATCAGAAGAGGCGATGAAGTGGATAGCTTTGATAACAAGACGAAGAATGATGCAACTGAAAAGGTGGAATTCATTCTTTCGGGCAATGTATCATTGCGTCTAGCGGCTGCCAATAAACGTGCAGCTCTAATGTGGATATCTGGTATATACCACATTGCAATCCATGCGTCTAATGTTTATGCAAAAGCTTGGATCACAAATTCTAGCAAAATCGCTTCTTTATTCGCCTCTGGAGAACCTGGTGGCATACCCGATTTCAAATCTAAAACTATCTCACAGGAACTCGAAAAGGATGATAATTCTTTGCAGAATCTGATTGATAGTGCTAAACAGATGAGTGTAGATGATAAAGAGTGGCCTGAATCTGTAGATgatttggtatatttgCTCCAGGATCTTAAACTTATCAGACGTACTGACGTCATAGAACCCATTGTCACAGCTGTCAAGGAACTATTGGCTACCCGTGAATCATGGATACACAAACTCATCAAAAGGTTGAAAGATGTACAATGTAAGAATGTCGAAAATTTGGTTAGGTTTGCCGCTGACTGCGCATGTCACCTGAAAGCATTAGATGTTCCCTGTGAAGTCTCACGTAAAAAAATATGGTTGTTTGACGATTATTTAAATGTGGATGAAGCTATCCGACTTCTTTACAATGTAGTAAAACATTATTCCATCACCGTGGATCTAAGGCATAGCAACGAAGATGACCCACCTTCAACCACAGAaagaaatataattaaGAGTGGCAAAACAAATAAATCTCTAGATAATGACGTTGATGGTGCTGACGAAAAGGGTGCCCAAAAATTGGATGCTAATTCGTCATCGaaaaaaaatgaaaacaacACATATGAAGAATTGAATCAGTCGCAAGACTTGGATCCTTTAGAATCTATTCCTAATGATCAATATCAAAAGTTTCTCGAAAATGTACAACGCGCAGATAAATTTGAAAGTGCAGAACAACTAATAGAGCTCTTGACACGTTGTACTGATCTCCCTTTAACAGTTCAAAAACCGAATAAGCAGAAACTAGGTTCCGGTCTCTGTGTAAGAAGGGTAAACAAATCACGAATTCCCATTAGGGCGTTCACAATCATGGGATTCCATTGGTCCCTTGCGCAAAAGTTCAATGCGGCAACCATACCACAAGATGCAGAAGAAATCCTTAATTTGCTCAAATATCCACTAAATTCCTTTTGGATAGCGAGCTCTCACAATACGTATCTTACGGGAAATCAAGTGGGAGGGGCAGCGGCGGCAGGAGCATTAGCTGACGCGCTTTTGAGAGGATGTAGATGCATTGAACTAGACTGCCAAGACGGTCCAAATGGGGAGCCTGTGCTTTGTCATTCATGGAAAAACTGTCAACTTACAGGTTCAATTACGCTAAGTGAGGCATTGATTGCTTGTAAAGAGACCGCGTTCAAATTTTCAAAGCTACCTGTGATATTGTCCATGCAAATGCATTGTACGGACGAATGTAAGATGAAAACGGCTGAGACATGCCGGAAAATATTAGGTGACGCTTTATACATACCCGATCCAGCAAATCCTGCTGACTTTGTTGCATCCATACCATTAGGGTCTTTGTTGTCCAAATTTATCATCAAAGGTAAAATGCGCACAGAAGGTACAGCAAAGAACGTTGCAGCAGAGAAAAAGTGGTTATCAGTTGTTGCGTTACATGGATACAGATTGACCAATATGACAGCGGAGGACATAGGACGTGTAAAAAGAAATAATGTATACAGCCTTAACGAAAGTAAATTCGCAAAGGTAGCTGCCCATCAAGCATTCTTACGTAGACTCACCGATATCTCAATGATTAGGATATATCCTTCTGGTACAAGAGTTGCCAGCACTAATTTTTGCCCTCTAAATGCATGGGCTTCAGGCATACAATGTGTTGCACTTAATTATCAATCGTGTGACAGGTCGATGCTGATTAATTATGGAAAGTTCAATCAAAGCTTTGGATACGTGCTGAAACCTCCCGAACTGAGGCCAATAACTTTCAGCAATGAGGAGTGCTTAGACTATTTCTGCCGTGGGAAAATAAAACTTAAAGTTCACGTCCTCTCGGCATCGCAACTCCCTCCTCCAAATGAGGGACTTGAGCAAACTAGCTTTGCAAATGCGTTGGATAATGTATTATACTCGATACAAGAGGGTGGCACTGAATTAGATGTGAATAAAGTGGCAACACAATTGGGGAAACCTCCCGCTATTAGTAAGCCAGATCCATCTGACCGTGATGAACTACAAGAAGCTATTGAAAGGGGACTCAAAGTGGATAAAAATGACGCCGTAGGGTCGTTAATCAAAGTCTACGAGAAGTCTTCAAACATAGTCAACGCAAAGGTGGATAATTGTTGTCCCTTTGTTGAAATTGTTCTGGTCGGAAAGGGTGAACGTATATTGAAAACTGAAATTGTCAACTTCAATGGTTTTAATCCTGTATGGGCCGATACTACCCCGCCGTTCGAGTTTATCGTCAAAGAGCCGAATCTTGCTGTATTGCTGTTAGCGGTAAAACACCATGACAACGTTGGCGTCCAGATTATAGGCCAAACAGCTCTACCGGTTAATCGTATCCGTCCTGGCATTCGATGGGCACAGCTTTTGGATCAGCGGCTAATGGAAATCGAGTGTTGTGGTTTACTCCTACATATAGACATAACTTATGTGGATTAA